GGTTACCATCAGTCCGAAAAGCATGGGTTACATGACCTGCGCTTTTATCGGCATTCAGGTCAATCTGACCACTTCAACCACGCATGACCAGGTGTTTCAAAAAATCAGTGAAATAGCAGAAATAGTTGAATGTCATCATATTACAGGAAAATATTCCCTGCTTGTTAAAATTTTTGCAAAAAACAACGAGCATCTGAAAAAGATTATAGTCGAAAAGATACAATCCGTTCCCGAGATCATCAGCACCGAAACATTTATTTCACTGGAAGAAGGG
The sequence above is drawn from the Sphingobacteriales bacterium genome and encodes:
- a CDS encoding AsnC family transcriptional regulator produces the protein MNHQNQTFGFQPDNTDVKILNLLMKDARMPFTQIAKKCRISGAAVHQRFQKLRQTGIISGSTVTISPKSMGYMTCAFIGIQVNLTTSTTHDQVFQKISEIAEIVECHHITGKYSLLVKIFAKNNEHLKKIIVEKIQSVPEIISTETFISLEEGFIRALPV